The Drosophila mauritiana strain mau12 chromosome 2R, ASM438214v1, whole genome shotgun sequence genome has a segment encoding these proteins:
- the LOC117137331 gene encoding uncharacterized protein LOC117137331 isoform X2: protein MFVLLGALCLLQTASLVPAQLFTLRDGKVGVNFAGYHADAGLGGLLTGNSAHGGLSASAGTPWGSRAAAGLGGNLDGRAAGVGYAAAQANPSVGASALLGGSAGEHGYIGAEAHSPGRTLISSSQHSVQPAYPADPVPASPTSGPVVTSHIQKVKPPKKYSLIHQDARSEAKVVQAHKYKSVQRPQAVNNRFLAPQAQGPVGLALDIPIGILRSLQQSLGALGGGAVHQQPAAAAAVAGAQANAHNH from the exons ATGTTCGTCTTACTCGGAGCACTCTGTCTGCTGCAGACGGCTAGCTTGGTGCCGGCACAG CTGTTTACGCTGCGCGATGGCAAGGTGGGCGTGAACTTCGCTGGATATCACGCAGATGCGGGACTCGGCGGACTCCTCACGGGCAACTCCGCCCACGGCGGACTCAGCGCCTCGGCCGGAACTCCTTGGGGCTCCCGGGCAGCCGCCGGTCTGGGCGGCAATCTGGATG GACGCGCAGCCGGCGTGGGCTACGCCGCCGCCCAGGCCAATCCCTCGGTTGGAGCCAGTGCGCTTCTGGGCGGCAGCGCCGGCGAGCACGGCTACATCGGAGCCGAGGCGCACAGTCCTGGTCGCACGCTGATCTCCTCCTCGCAGCACTCCGTCCAGCCGGCATATCCTGCTGATCCTGTGCCCGCCTCACCCACTTCCGGCCCCGTCGTCACCAGCCACATCCAGAAGGTCAAGCCACCCAAGAAGTACTCGCTGATCCACCAAGAT GCGAGGAGCGAGGCCAAGGTGGTCCAGGCCCACAAGTACAAGTCCGTCCAGCGACCCCAGGCCGTGAACAATCGCTTCCTGGCACCACAGGCCCAAGGACCCGTGGGGCTGGCCCTCGAT ATTCCCATTGGCATCCTGCGCTCCTTGCAGCAATCCTTGGGCGCCCTGGGCGGAGGAGCAGTTCATCAGCagccagcagctgcagctgcagttgcaggtGCCCAGGCCAACGCCCACAACCACTAG
- the LOC117137644 gene encoding uncharacterized protein LOC117137644 isoform X1, with protein MTMRTTTTTTPQRGLYITNEIIITAMDRFVWFVLLVVMSHLVTEFTRVAGYARGQRHELVLLNDTLLQPMPVQNMVLYPSQEYGQYQQRPSSSASASSSMGAMSSLQQNAAFLLSSLAAGVSPANGAAAPGAAVPGSNAAILALGNSQPAHTAESTYPMFSLRPLIDSIFEIPISTLRAVNNLVGRLTGGYRQAPAEMAQKSVAAGTALPPGRQNPTLSAHPSGQRMREEMA; from the exons ATGACGATGCGAACCacaacgacgacgacgccGCAGCGCGGCCTCTACATCACAAACGAG ATAATCATCACCGCCATGGACCGATTCGTCTGGTTTGTCCTACTCGTGGTCATGTCCCATCTGGTCACCGAGTTCACCCGCGTCGCTGGATATGCGCGTGGCCAGCGCCACGAGCTGGTGCTGCTGAACGAT ACGCTGCTGCAGCCCATGCCCGTCCAGAACATGGTGCTCTACCCCAGCCAGGAGTACGGCCAGTACCAGCAGCgaccctcctcctccgcctccgcaTCCTCCTCCATGGGAGCCATGAGCAGCCTGCAGCAGAACGCGGCTTTCCTGCTCAGCAGCTTGGCGGCGGGAGTGAGCCCGGCAAATGGAGCAGCTGCACCCGGAGCAGCGGTGCCCGGCAGCAACGCGGCCATTCTGGCCCTCGGCAATAGCCAACCGGCTCACACGGCCGAGAGCACGTACCCCATGTTCAGCCTGCGTCCGCTGATCGACAGCATTTTCGAG ATTCCGATTTCGACGCTGCGTGCTGTCAACAACCTGGTGGGTCGCCTGACCGGCGGGTATCGTCAGGCGCCGGCTGAAATGGCGCAAAAATCCGTGGCAGCTGGAACGGCGCTGCCGCCCGGCAGGCAAAACCCCACGCTGAGTGCCCATCCCAGTGGGCAACGGATGCGCGAGGAGATGGCGTAA
- the LOC117137644 gene encoding uncharacterized protein LOC117137644 isoform X2, giving the protein MIERRSQLDKIIITAMDRFVWFVLLVVMSHLVTEFTRVAGYARGQRHELVLLNDTLLQPMPVQNMVLYPSQEYGQYQQRPSSSASASSSMGAMSSLQQNAAFLLSSLAAGVSPANGAAAPGAAVPGSNAAILALGNSQPAHTAESTYPMFSLRPLIDSIFEIPISTLRAVNNLVGRLTGGYRQAPAEMAQKSVAAGTALPPGRQNPTLSAHPSGQRMREEMA; this is encoded by the exons ATGATTGAGCGGCGCAGTCAGCTGGATAAG ATAATCATCACCGCCATGGACCGATTCGTCTGGTTTGTCCTACTCGTGGTCATGTCCCATCTGGTCACCGAGTTCACCCGCGTCGCTGGATATGCGCGTGGCCAGCGCCACGAGCTGGTGCTGCTGAACGAT ACGCTGCTGCAGCCCATGCCCGTCCAGAACATGGTGCTCTACCCCAGCCAGGAGTACGGCCAGTACCAGCAGCgaccctcctcctccgcctccgcaTCCTCCTCCATGGGAGCCATGAGCAGCCTGCAGCAGAACGCGGCTTTCCTGCTCAGCAGCTTGGCGGCGGGAGTGAGCCCGGCAAATGGAGCAGCTGCACCCGGAGCAGCGGTGCCCGGCAGCAACGCGGCCATTCTGGCCCTCGGCAATAGCCAACCGGCTCACACGGCCGAGAGCACGTACCCCATGTTCAGCCTGCGTCCGCTGATCGACAGCATTTTCGAG ATTCCGATTTCGACGCTGCGTGCTGTCAACAACCTGGTGGGTCGCCTGACCGGCGGGTATCGTCAGGCGCCGGCTGAAATGGCGCAAAAATCCGTGGCAGCTGGAACGGCGCTGCCGCCCGGCAGGCAAAACCCCACGCTGAGTGCCCATCCCAGTGGGCAACGGATGCGCGAGGAGATGGCGTAA
- the LOC117137332 gene encoding uncharacterized protein LOC117137332, whose translation MLTRAWEWEWLPAMFGMFPMRLVWLVVLLCLLPGQVLLGNAASVTWGHVNKYASVLHTEDVYLPPGTPGRDVAYGLENASDNYRITGVHVEDLGADEAEALLTAGGIGQQFVVLHCRRLRNSEEQAAHLEVSIYGVDL comes from the exons ATGTTGACAAGGGCGTGGGAGTGGGAATGGTTGCCAGCGATGTTCGGGATGTTTCCGATGCGGCTGGTGtggctggtggtgctgctctGTTTGCTACCTGGGCAGGTGCTGCTCGGCAACGCCGCCTCGGTCACCTGGGGCCATGTCAACAAATACGCCAGCGTGCTGCACACCGAAGATGTTTACTTGCCGCCGGGAACCCCCGGCCGAGATGTGGCCTACGGCCTGGAG AACGCCAGCGATAACTACCGGATTACGGGTGTGCATGTCGAGGATCTAGGCGCCGATGAAGCGGAGGCCCTGCTCACGGCTGGCGGCATTGGCCAGCAGTTTGTGGTCCTCCACTGCCGGCGACTTCGGAACTCCGAGGAGCAGGCGGCTCATCTCGAGGTGTCCATCTACGGAGTGGACCTGTAG
- the LOC117137054 gene encoding odorant receptor 59a, whose protein sequence is MAEVRVDSLDFFKSHWTAWRFLGVAHIRVENWKNLYVFYSILSNLLVTLCYPVHLGMSLFRNRTLTEDILNLTTFATCTACSVKCLLYAYNIKDVLEMERLLRLLDERVVGPEQRTIYGQVRVQLRNVLYVFIGIYMPCALFAELSFLFKEERGLMYPAWFPFDWLHSTRNYYIANAYQIVGISFQLLQNYVSDCFPAVVLCLISSHIKMLCKRFEKVGLDPARDAEKDLEACITDHKHILELFRRIEAFISLPMLIQFTVTALNVCIGIAALVFFVSEPMARMYIIFYSLAMPLQIFPSCFFGTDNEYWFGRLHYAAFSCNWHTQNRSFKRKMMLFVEQSLKKSTAVAGGMMRIHLDTFFSTLKGAYSLFTIIIRMRK, encoded by the exons ATGGCGGAGGTCAGAGTGGACAGCCTGGACTTTTTCAAGAGCCATTGGACCGCCTGGCGGTTCTTGGGAGTGGCTCATATTCGGGTCGAGAACTGGAAGAACCTATACGTGTTTTACAGCATCCTGTCGAATCTTCTCGTGACCCTGTGCTACCCCGTTCACCTGGGAATGTCCCTCTTTCGCAATCGCACCCTCACCGAGGACATCCTCAACCTGACCACCTTTGCGACCTGCACGGCCTGCTCGGTGAAGTGCCTGCTCTACGCCTACAACATCAAGGATGTGCTGGAGATGGAGCGGCTGTTGAGGCTGTTGGATGAGCGCGTCGTGGGTCCGGAGCAGCGCACCATCTACGGCCAGGTGAGGGTCCAGCTGCGGAATGTGCTGTACGTCTTCATCGGCATCTACATGCCGTGTGCCCTGTTCGCCGAGCTATCCTTCCTGTTCAAGGAGGAGCGTGGTCTGATGTACCCCGCCTGGTTTCCCTTCGACTGGCTGCACTCCACCAGGAACTACTATATAGCGAACGCATATCAGATAGTGGGCATCTCGTTCCAGCTCCTGCAGAACTATGTGAGCGACTGCTTTCCGGCGGTGGTGCTATGCCTGATCTCATCCCACATCAAAATGCTGTGCAAGAGATTCGAGAAGGTGGGCCTGGATCCGGCCAGAGATGCGGAGAAGGACCTGGAGGCCTGCATCACCGATCACAAGCATATTCTAGA ACTTTTCCGACGCATCGAGGCCTTCATTTCCCTGCCCATGCTAATTCAGTTCACAGTGACCGCTTTGAATGTGTGCATCGGCATAGCAGCCCTGGTGTTTTTCGTCAGCGAGCCCATGGCGCGGATGTACATCATCTTCTACTCCCTGGCCATGCCGCTGCAGATCTTCCCGTCCTGCTTTTTCGGCACCGACAACGAGTACTGGTTCGGACGCCTCCACTACGCGGCCTTCAGCTGCAATTGGCACACGCAGAACAGGAGCTTTAAGCGGAAAATGATGCTGTTCGTTGAGCAATCGTTGAAGAAGAGCACCGCTGTGGCTGGCGGAATGATGCGTATCCACCTGGACACGTTCTTTTCCACCCTAAAGGGTGCCTACTCCCTCTTCACCATCATTATTCGGATGAGAAAGTAG
- the LOC117137331 gene encoding uncharacterized protein LOC117137331 isoform X1 yields MFVLLGALCLLQTASLVPAQLFTLRDGKVGVNFAGYHADAGLGGLLTGNSAHGGLSASAGTPWGSRAAAGLGGNLDGRAAGVGYAAAQANPSVGASALLGGSAGEHGYIGAEAHSPGRTLISSSQHSVQPAYPADPVPASPTSGPVVTSHIQKVKPPKKYSLIHQDPDRSEIIENHVKAAADADAVDNHQLPRSPATPTSLIIVKRPRAHAKRQRQRQRVVYVMQQQQEEQQIPDEEAQKDESQSTVEARSEAKVVQAHKYKSVQRPQAVNNRFLAPQAQGPVGLALDIPIGILRSLQQSLGALGGGAVHQQPAAAAAVAGAQANAHNH; encoded by the exons ATGTTCGTCTTACTCGGAGCACTCTGTCTGCTGCAGACGGCTAGCTTGGTGCCGGCACAG CTGTTTACGCTGCGCGATGGCAAGGTGGGCGTGAACTTCGCTGGATATCACGCAGATGCGGGACTCGGCGGACTCCTCACGGGCAACTCCGCCCACGGCGGACTCAGCGCCTCGGCCGGAACTCCTTGGGGCTCCCGGGCAGCCGCCGGTCTGGGCGGCAATCTGGATG GACGCGCAGCCGGCGTGGGCTACGCCGCCGCCCAGGCCAATCCCTCGGTTGGAGCCAGTGCGCTTCTGGGCGGCAGCGCCGGCGAGCACGGCTACATCGGAGCCGAGGCGCACAGTCCTGGTCGCACGCTGATCTCCTCCTCGCAGCACTCCGTCCAGCCGGCATATCCTGCTGATCCTGTGCCCGCCTCACCCACTTCCGGCCCCGTCGTCACCAGCCACATCCAGAAGGTCAAGCCACCCAAGAAGTACTCGCTGATCCACCAAGAT CCGGACCGCAGCGAAATCATTGAAAATCATGTTAAAGCGGCCGCAGATGCCGATGCGGTGGATAACCACCAGCTGCCCCGCTcgccggccacgcccacctcgCTGATAATTGTCAAGCGACCACGCGCACATGCAAAGCGACAACGACAGCGGCAACGTGTCGTATACgtgatgcagcagcagcaggaggagcagcaaaTTCCGGACGAGGAAGCCCAAAAGGACGAGTCGCAATCGACCGTTGAG GCGAGGAGCGAGGCCAAGGTGGTCCAGGCCCACAAGTACAAGTCCGTCCAGCGACCCCAGGCCGTGAACAATCGCTTCCTGGCACCACAGGCCCAAGGACCCGTGGGGCTGGCCCTCGAT ATTCCCATTGGCATCCTGCGCTCCTTGCAGCAATCCTTGGGCGCCCTGGGCGGAGGAGCAGTTCATCAGCagccagcagctgcagctgcagttgcaggtGCCCAGGCCAACGCCCACAACCACTAG